The Methanoculleus marisnigri JR1 genome window below encodes:
- a CDS encoding elongation factor EF-2, producing the protein MTRRKKMVERVTELMDKPDRIRNIGIVAHIDHGKTTLSDNLLAGAGMISEELAGRQLFMDSDEEEQARGITIDASNVSMVHTYGGEEYLINMIDTPGHVDFGGDVTRAMRAVDGAVVVVDAVEGTMPQTETVLRQALKEGVRPVLFINKVDRLVNELKVDEQEMQIRLAKVIDKVNKLIKGMNEKMYNDGWKLDAAKGTVAFGSALYNWAVSVPFMKSSGVSFKDVFEKCNAGDMKWLSKNSPLHAVLLDMVVKHLPNPLQAQDRRIHIIWHGDYNTPEGKAMVACDPNGPVCMMVTDISFDPHAGEVATGRLFSGTLRRGTECYIIGAAKRANRLAQVGIFMGAERIEVEALPAGNIAAVTGLKDAIVGSTVTSLIEMTPFESLKHYSEPVMTVAVEAKSMKDLPKLVEVLRQIAKEDPTVQVSINEETGEHLISGMGELHLEIITGRIKRDKGVDILTSPPIVVYRETITGSVGPVEGKSPNRHNRFYIELEPMDPAIVKMILDGEISMNQQAIERRDALVAAGMDKDEAKNVKAIEATNMFIDMTKGIQYLNETMELVLDGWREALRGGPLADELVQNLKIRLVDVKLHEDAIHRGPAQVIPAVRSAVKAGVLMAGDSLLEPIQKIQITVPSEQMGAATSQIQGRRGQVFDMLSEGDTMTIVGKAPVAELFGFAGDIRSATEGRAMWSTEFAGFELVPAGIVNDVVKDIRKRKGLKEQIPRPDDYLA; encoded by the coding sequence ATGACCAGACGAAAGAAGATGGTAGAGCGGGTGACGGAGCTGATGGACAAGCCGGATCGCATCCGGAACATCGGTATCGTCGCCCACATCGATCACGGAAAGACAACACTCTCGGACAATCTGCTCGCCGGCGCAGGCATGATCAGCGAGGAACTCGCCGGCCGGCAGCTCTTCATGGACTCCGACGAGGAGGAACAGGCACGCGGTATCACCATCGATGCGAGCAACGTCTCGATGGTCCACACGTACGGCGGGGAAGAGTATCTCATCAACATGATCGATACCCCCGGCCACGTGGACTTCGGCGGTGACGTGACCCGCGCCATGCGTGCGGTGGACGGCGCCGTCGTCGTGGTGGACGCGGTCGAGGGCACCATGCCCCAGACGGAGACCGTGCTCCGGCAGGCCTTGAAGGAGGGTGTCCGCCCGGTCCTCTTCATCAACAAGGTCGACCGGCTGGTCAACGAGCTGAAGGTGGACGAGCAGGAGATGCAGATCCGCCTCGCGAAGGTGATCGACAAGGTCAACAAGCTGATCAAGGGCATGAACGAGAAGATGTACAACGACGGCTGGAAGCTCGATGCCGCGAAGGGCACCGTCGCCTTCGGTTCCGCGCTCTACAACTGGGCCGTCTCCGTCCCCTTCATGAAGAGCAGCGGGGTCTCGTTCAAGGATGTCTTTGAGAAGTGCAATGCCGGCGACATGAAGTGGCTCTCAAAGAACAGTCCCCTGCACGCCGTCCTCCTCGACATGGTGGTCAAGCACCTGCCTAACCCCCTCCAGGCCCAGGACCGCCGTATCCACATCATCTGGCACGGCGACTACAATACTCCTGAGGGCAAGGCCATGGTCGCTTGTGACCCGAACGGTCCTGTCTGCATGATGGTCACCGATATATCGTTCGACCCGCACGCGGGCGAGGTCGCCACCGGCCGTCTCTTCTCGGGGACGCTCCGCCGGGGTACCGAGTGCTACATCATAGGCGCGGCGAAGCGCGCCAACCGCCTCGCTCAGGTCGGCATCTTCATGGGTGCCGAGCGGATCGAGGTGGAAGCGCTCCCGGCAGGCAACATCGCGGCCGTCACGGGCTTGAAAGACGCCATCGTCGGTTCGACCGTCACGTCGCTCATCGAGATGACTCCGTTCGAGTCGCTGAAGCACTACTCCGAGCCGGTCATGACCGTCGCCGTCGAAGCGAAGAGCATGAAGGACCTCCCGAAACTCGTCGAGGTTCTCCGCCAGATTGCGAAGGAAGACCCGACGGTCCAGGTCTCGATCAACGAGGAGACCGGCGAGCACCTGATCAGCGGCATGGGCGAGCTTCATCTCGAGATCATCACCGGCCGTATCAAGCGCGACAAGGGTGTCGATATCCTCACCTCCCCGCCGATCGTCGTCTACCGTGAGACGATCACCGGCAGCGTCGGCCCGGTCGAAGGGAAGTCGCCGAACCGTCACAACCGGTTCTATATCGAGCTCGAACCGATGGACCCGGCGATCGTGAAGATGATCCTGGACGGCGAGATCTCGATGAACCAGCAGGCGATCGAGCGGCGTGACGCTCTCGTTGCAGCCGGGATGGACAAGGACGAGGCCAAGAACGTCAAGGCGATCGAGGCCACCAACATGTTCATCGACATGACGAAGGGTATCCAGTACCTCAACGAGACGATGGAACTGGTCCTCGACGGGTGGCGCGAAGCACTCCGCGGCGGCCCGCTCGCCGACGAGCTGGTCCAGAACCTGAAGATCCGGCTGGTAGACGTGAAACTCCACGAGGACGCCATCCACCGCGGCCCCGCACAGGTCATCCCGGCGGTCAGGAGCGCCGTCAAGGCAGGCGTGCTGATGGCCGGCGACTCGCTCCTCGAGCCTATCCAGAAGATCCAGATCACGGTCCCGAGCGAGCAGATGGGTGCGGCAACCTCCCAGATCCAGGGTCGCCGCGGTCAGGTCTTCGATATGCTGAGCGAAGGCGACACGATGACGATCGTCGGTAAGGCCCCGGTCGCCGAGCTCTTCGGGTTTGCCGGCGACATCAGGTCCGCAACCGAAGGGCGCGCGATGTGGAGCACCGAGTTCGCCGGGTTCGAACTCGTCCCCGCCGGTATTGTGAACGATGTGGTCAAGGACATCCGCAAGCGCAAGGGCCTAAAAGAACAGATCCCGCGCCCGGACGACTACCTGGCGTAA
- a CDS encoding 30S ribosomal protein S7 yields the protein MVEAEAGAQQPQQLLFNRWDMSEVEIHDPSLARYVNMHAMIVPHSCGKLVGQQFNKSNMLIVERLINKMMQTENNTGKKELTIRIVRDAFEIVNKKTKKNPVQVLVDAVANTGPREETVRLKYGGINVPKSVDTAPQRRVDTALRFITAGVLQASHKKKKSVSEALADELIGAANGDTRSYAVSKKEERERIAKAAR from the coding sequence ATGGTAGAAGCAGAGGCAGGAGCACAGCAGCCCCAGCAGCTCCTCTTTAACCGCTGGGACATGAGCGAGGTGGAGATCCACGATCCGAGCCTTGCCCGTTACGTGAACATGCACGCGATGATCGTGCCGCACTCCTGCGGCAAGCTCGTCGGTCAGCAGTTCAACAAGAGCAACATGCTGATCGTCGAGCGGCTGATCAACAAGATGATGCAGACCGAGAACAACACCGGCAAGAAGGAACTTACCATCCGCATCGTCCGGGACGCCTTCGAGATCGTCAACAAGAAGACCAAGAAGAACCCGGTCCAGGTGCTGGTGGACGCGGTCGCGAACACCGGGCCCCGCGAGGAGACCGTCCGGCTGAAGTACGGCGGCATCAACGTCCCGAAGTCGGTCGATACCGCCCCCCAGCGCCGTGTCGACACTGCGCTCCGGTTCATCACCGCCGGTGTCCTGCAGGCGAGCCACAAGAAGAAGAAGAGCGTGAGCGAAGCGCTTGCCGACGAGTTGATCGGTGCGGCGAACGGTGATACCCGCTCGTATGCCGTCTCAAAGAAAGAAGAAAGAGAGCGTATTGCAAAGGCAGCCCGCTAA
- a CDS encoding 30S ribosomal protein S12, which produces MGNGKFAARKLKRDANNNRWHDTGYARRQLGLDVKADPLEGAPQGRGIVLEKVGVEAKQPNSAIRKCVRVQLIKNGRQVTAFAVGDGAINFIDEHDEVEIEGIGGRLGRSKGDIPGVRFVVTKVNNVSLREMVTGRKEKPRR; this is translated from the coding sequence ATGGGAAATGGAAAATTTGCAGCCCGAAAACTGAAGCGCGACGCAAATAATAACCGGTGGCATGACACTGGCTACGCGCGACGCCAGCTCGGGCTCGATGTAAAAGCTGACCCCCTTGAGGGAGCACCGCAGGGCCGCGGGATCGTTCTCGAGAAGGTGGGTGTCGAGGCAAAGCAGCCGAACTCTGCGATCAGAAAGTGCGTCCGCGTGCAGCTGATCAAGAACGGCCGGCAGGTAACCGCGTTCGCCGTCGGCGACGGTGCCATCAACTTCATCGACGAGCACGATGAAGTCGAGATCGAGGGCATCGGCGGCAGACTGGGCAGGTCGAAGGGTGATATCCCCGGCGTCCGTTTTGTCGTGACCAAGGTGAACAACGTCAGCCTGCGTGAAATGGTCACGGGCCGCAAGGAGAAGCCGCGGAGGTAA
- a CDS encoding 6-pyruvoyl trahydropterin synthase family protein — protein MNTRIYKEVFFEATHRLIHYRGKCFRLHGHQWRVEVWIDGKADERTGIVLDYNCIKEVVGRFDHQVILNKDDPMAACIEEFHPVVTTSGDPTSEHLAGLIAEMIDAEAARQGHDARVAKIRVWESTTCYAERTYDRQ, from the coding sequence ATGAATACCCGGATATACAAAGAGGTTTTTTTCGAGGCGACCCACCGCCTGATCCATTACCGGGGGAAGTGTTTCCGGCTGCACGGTCACCAGTGGCGCGTGGAGGTCTGGATCGATGGGAAGGCCGACGAACGCACGGGGATTGTTCTCGACTACAACTGTATTAAAGAGGTCGTCGGGCGGTTCGACCACCAGGTGATCCTGAACAAAGACGATCCCATGGCGGCATGCATCGAAGAGTTCCACCCGGTCGTCACCACCTCCGGCGACCCGACGAGCGAGCACCTCGCAGGGCTGATAGCAGAGATGATCGACGCCGAGGCCGCGCGGCAGGGACACGACGCCCGCGTCGCAAAGATACGGGTCTGGGAGTCGACAACCTGCTACGCAGAGCGCACCTATGATCGTCAGTGA
- a CDS encoding 7-carboxy-7-deazaguanine synthase QueE — MIVSEIFRSLQGEGKNQGRPCTFIRLAGCNLRCAWCDTPYAREGGEEMSVTQVLDRVWLLRGTHICITGGEPLLQREDVLKLLEKFSLHGYTVEIETNGTCDFRDMQPYASICMDVKCPSSGEKSDLSLLSFITPRDCVKFVVADEDDLLYARAVMSRCEIRGEVFISPVEGSDYRAVADQIVEENLPVRFQLQLHKILGVK, encoded by the coding sequence ATGATCGTCAGTGAGATCTTCCGGAGCCTCCAGGGGGAGGGGAAGAACCAGGGACGGCCCTGCACGTTCATCCGGCTCGCCGGGTGCAACCTCAGGTGCGCCTGGTGCGACACCCCCTACGCTCGTGAAGGCGGGGAAGAGATGAGCGTTACGCAGGTCCTCGACCGGGTCTGGCTGCTCCGCGGGACGCACATCTGCATCACCGGCGGGGAGCCGCTCCTGCAGCGGGAGGATGTACTCAAACTCCTCGAGAAGTTCAGCCTGCACGGCTACACCGTCGAGATCGAGACGAACGGCACCTGCGACTTCCGCGATATGCAGCCGTATGCCTCCATCTGCATGGACGTCAAGTGCCCCTCGTCGGGCGAGAAGAGCGATCTATCGCTCCTCTCCTTCATCACCCCGCGCGACTGCGTCAAGTTCGTGGTGGCGGACGAGGACGACCTCCTCTACGCCCGGGCGGTGATGAGCCGGTGCGAGATCCGGGGCGAGGTCTTCATCTCGCCGGTGGAGGGGTCCGACTACCGGGCCGTCGCGGACCAGATCGTCGAGGAGAACCTCCCGGTGAGGTTTCAGTTGCAGCTCCACAAGATCCTGGGGGTAAAATGA
- the queC gene encoding 7-cyano-7-deazaguanine synthase QueC produces the protein MKKAVCLLSGGMDSTTLAYVAKDTGYDIVALHFTYGQRTEAKERECARAVAKNLDALDFVEISLEHFTKIGASSLTDTSIPVEEYAGEEEGVPSTYVPFRNANLLAIATSLAEARRAEAVFIGVQTGDYPGYPDCRPEFIEAFQRAVDLGTAAEPRIVLMTPFVRMSKVDIVRKGLALGVPYELTWSCYQNDDRACGVCSSCHYRREAFRELGLEDPIEYER, from the coding sequence ATGAAGAAAGCGGTATGCCTTCTCTCGGGCGGCATGGACTCCACCACGCTCGCCTACGTCGCAAAGGATACGGGCTACGATATCGTCGCGCTCCACTTCACCTACGGCCAGCGGACGGAGGCAAAAGAGCGAGAGTGTGCCCGCGCCGTCGCCAAAAACCTCGATGCTCTCGATTTCGTCGAGATAAGCCTCGAACACTTCACAAAGATCGGGGCATCGAGCCTGACGGATACCTCGATCCCGGTCGAGGAGTACGCCGGCGAGGAGGAGGGCGTCCCGAGCACCTACGTTCCTTTCCGGAACGCGAACCTGCTCGCCATCGCGACCAGCCTCGCGGAAGCCCGGCGGGCGGAGGCGGTCTTCATCGGCGTCCAGACCGGGGACTACCCCGGATACCCCGACTGCCGGCCGGAGTTCATCGAGGCGTTCCAGCGGGCTGTCGACCTCGGCACGGCGGCGGAACCGCGGATCGTCCTGATGACGCCGTTCGTCCGGATGTCGAAGGTGGATATCGTCAGAAAGGGGCTCGCGCTCGGCGTCCCCTACGAGCTGACCTGGTCGTGTTACCAGAACGACGACCGGGCCTGCGGGGTCTGCTCCTCCTGCCATTACCGGAGGGAGGCGTTCCGGGAACTCGGGCTCGAGGATCCGATCGAGTACGAGAGGTGA
- a CDS encoding NUDIX hydrolase: protein MEIYRGKRLSIEKKVFTLPNGRTKEKIVVHPGGAVAILPIAGDDCYLIRQYRFAVDDYIYEAPAGTIDEGEEPHETAYRELIEETGMKGETFVPKGWIYPSPGYTDERIWLYRAEGLSPCSDYGMDDDEVIEVVRVPIADVGSMIADGRIVDAKTICLICRCLW from the coding sequence ATGGAAATCTACCGCGGCAAGCGCCTCAGCATCGAGAAGAAAGTGTTTACGCTCCCGAACGGCAGGACAAAGGAGAAGATCGTCGTCCATCCCGGCGGCGCGGTCGCGATCCTCCCGATCGCCGGGGACGACTGCTACCTCATCCGGCAGTACCGGTTCGCCGTCGACGACTACATCTATGAAGCGCCGGCAGGCACCATCGACGAGGGTGAGGAGCCGCACGAGACCGCATACCGGGAACTGATCGAAGAGACCGGGATGAAGGGGGAGACGTTCGTCCCGAAAGGCTGGATTTACCCCTCTCCCGGCTACACCGACGAGCGGATCTGGCTTTACCGGGCCGAAGGGCTCTCCCCCTGCTCCGACTACGGGATGGACGACGACGAGGTGATCGAGGTCGTCCGTGTCCCTATCGCGGACGTCGGGTCGATGATCGCGGACGGCAGGATCGTCGATGCAAAGACGATCTGCCTCATCTGCCGGTGCCTGTGGTGA
- the prf1 gene encoding peptide chain release factor aRF-1, protein MEETQEMDTPRKRYEFKKMLERLAEKEGSGTELITLYIPPDKQIYDVTAQLRDEFGQCANIKSKQTRTNVQSAISSILSRLKYYKRPPEHGMAVFCGTINVGGDRTDLDCEIIEPPEPLNTYMYRCSSSFELEPLEQMLGEKEVYGLIVLDRREAYVGFLRGSRIEPVRGVTSTVPGKQRKGGQSSVRFQRLRLIAINEFYKKIGDLASEVFLAEKDFFERFKGVLIGGPTPTKEEFEAGGFLHHELQKRIIGLFDVSYTNESGLAELVENASDALKGLDIIKEKAVMNRFLQELVKDDGAAAYGEESVRKNLELGAVDTLLLSDKLRRARLKLACQNGDYTEERTVSIEPGKHIKDLDLGTCPKDGGSLYVAEEADIIDELTTLADQSSTTVRIISDDFEEGSMLYNAFGGIAAILRYRTGY, encoded by the coding sequence ATGGAAGAGACGCAAGAGATGGATACGCCGCGAAAGCGCTACGAATTTAAGAAGATGCTTGAGAGGCTGGCGGAGAAGGAAGGGAGCGGCACCGAGCTGATCACCCTGTATATACCTCCGGATAAGCAGATATACGACGTGACCGCCCAGCTCCGCGACGAGTTCGGGCAGTGCGCCAACATCAAGAGCAAGCAGACCAGGACGAACGTCCAGAGTGCCATATCCTCCATCCTCTCCCGCCTGAAATACTATAAGCGCCCGCCGGAGCACGGCATGGCGGTCTTCTGCGGCACGATCAACGTCGGCGGCGACCGCACCGACCTCGACTGCGAGATCATCGAGCCGCCCGAGCCGCTCAACACCTACATGTACCGCTGCAGCTCCTCGTTCGAACTCGAGCCGCTGGAGCAGATGCTCGGGGAGAAAGAGGTCTACGGCCTCATCGTCCTTGACAGAAGGGAAGCCTACGTCGGGTTTCTCCGGGGCAGCCGGATCGAGCCTGTCCGCGGAGTCACCTCGACCGTACCCGGCAAGCAGCGGAAAGGTGGACAGTCGAGCGTTCGTTTCCAGCGGCTGCGGCTGATCGCCATCAACGAGTTCTACAAGAAGATCGGCGACCTCGCGAGCGAGGTCTTCCTCGCCGAGAAGGACTTCTTCGAGCGGTTCAAAGGCGTGCTGATCGGCGGCCCGACACCAACCAAGGAGGAGTTCGAGGCCGGCGGTTTCCTCCACCACGAGCTGCAGAAGCGGATCATCGGGCTCTTCGACGTCTCCTACACGAACGAGTCCGGGCTTGCCGAACTCGTCGAGAACGCGTCGGATGCCCTGAAAGGCCTCGATATCATCAAGGAGAAGGCCGTGATGAACCGGTTCCTCCAGGAACTGGTCAAGGACGACGGAGCGGCCGCTTACGGGGAAGAGAGTGTTCGAAAGAACCTGGAACTCGGTGCCGTCGACACCCTCCTCCTCTCCGACAAACTCCGGAGAGCCCGGCTGAAACTTGCCTGCCAGAACGGCGATTACACCGAGGAGCGGACGGTCAGCATCGAACCGGGCAAACACATCAAAGACCTCGACCTCGGCACCTGCCCCAAAGACGGCGGATCGCTCTACGTGGCCGAAGAGGCCGATATCATCGACGAACTGACCACGCTCGCCGACCAGAGCAGCACGACGGTCAGGATCATCTCGGACGACTTCGAAGAAGGTTCGATGCTTTACAACGCATTCGGCGGGATCGCTGCAATCCTGCGCTACAGGACAGGATACTAA
- the argS gene encoding arginine--tRNA ligase, with amino-acid sequence MYQEKYHQIERMLRACTGEEDVLLAKGGDHADLASTIAFKLAKTEKRAPQKIAADIAEKLSGNPELGDVRVEAAGPYVNFRFGPTLLSEAVREAIEPGYGALQRRSGRVVLEHTSANPNGPLHVGHIRNTVIGDTLARTFRKAGDPLEVQYYLNDMGRQIAIVSWGFDHLDIARKEGEKEDHYVARVYVAANREIEKNPGITEEIDHLMQKVERGDAETVAKFRRAVSLCAEGIKATLAALNAHHDRFVWESDFVRIGDVDRIVEQVRRLPQAHEDETLWVDLSEQGFEKKYILRRSDGTSVYSTRDLAYHTWKARNYDRMIDVLGADHKLIGGQLRATLELLGEKAPEIVFFEFVSLPEGSMSTRAGKFVSADELIEEVAAKAFDEVTARRPELPEEERCAIAKSVAIAAIRYDIVKVSPEKSTVFNWKEALDFERQSGPYIQYAHARACSILEKAGEFERAYTFETDHEVALARHLARFPAAIEQTVQELRPHLLAAYARELADLFNAFYHYDPVLKSEGETRNSRLALVDAVRNTLQESLETLGIDALRSM; translated from the coding sequence ATGTATCAGGAGAAGTACCACCAGATCGAGCGCATGCTCCGGGCATGCACCGGCGAGGAGGATGTCCTCCTCGCGAAAGGCGGGGATCACGCCGATCTCGCCTCGACGATAGCATTCAAACTTGCGAAGACTGAGAAACGGGCCCCCCAGAAGATCGCCGCCGATATCGCGGAGAAACTCTCGGGGAACCCCGAGCTCGGCGACGTCCGGGTCGAGGCGGCAGGCCCTTACGTCAACTTCCGGTTCGGCCCGACGCTTCTTTCGGAGGCGGTCAGGGAGGCGATCGAGCCGGGTTACGGGGCCCTCCAGCGCCGTTCCGGCAGGGTCGTGCTCGAACACACGAGCGCGAACCCGAACGGCCCGCTCCACGTAGGCCACATACGAAACACCGTCATCGGCGACACCCTTGCCCGGACGTTCCGGAAGGCCGGGGACCCGCTCGAGGTGCAGTATTACTTGAACGACATGGGCCGCCAGATCGCCATCGTCTCGTGGGGATTCGACCACCTCGATATCGCCCGAAAGGAGGGCGAGAAGGAAGACCACTATGTCGCCCGCGTCTACGTCGCGGCGAACCGGGAGATCGAGAAGAATCCCGGGATCACCGAGGAGATCGACCACCTCATGCAGAAGGTGGAGCGCGGCGACGCGGAGACCGTCGCGAAGTTCCGGAGAGCCGTCTCCCTCTGCGCGGAAGGGATCAAGGCGACCCTCGCGGCCTTAAACGCCCACCACGACCGGTTCGTCTGGGAGAGCGATTTCGTCCGGATCGGCGACGTCGACCGGATCGTCGAGCAGGTGCGGCGGCTGCCGCAGGCCCACGAGGACGAGACGCTCTGGGTCGATCTTTCCGAGCAGGGCTTCGAGAAGAAGTACATCCTCCGGCGGAGCGACGGCACCTCGGTCTACAGCACCCGGGATCTCGCCTACCACACCTGGAAGGCGCGAAACTACGATAGGATGATCGACGTCCTCGGGGCGGACCACAAACTGATCGGTGGCCAGCTCCGTGCGACCCTCGAACTCCTCGGCGAGAAGGCGCCCGAGATCGTCTTCTTCGAGTTCGTCTCCCTCCCCGAAGGCTCGATGAGCACCCGGGCGGGCAAGTTCGTCTCGGCGGACGAACTGATCGAGGAGGTTGCCGCGAAGGCGTTCGACGAGGTGACTGCCCGCCGGCCGGAACTCCCCGAGGAGGAGCGGTGCGCCATCGCAAAGTCGGTCGCCATCGCCGCCATCCGCTACGACATCGTGAAGGTCTCGCCGGAGAAGAGCACGGTCTTCAACTGGAAGGAGGCGCTGGACTTCGAGCGGCAGAGCGGGCCCTACATCCAGTACGCCCACGCCCGGGCCTGCAGCATCCTCGAGAAGGCCGGGGAGTTCGAGCGGGCCTACACGTTTGAGACCGACCACGAGGTCGCGCTCGCCCGGCACCTTGCCCGGTTCCCGGCCGCCATCGAGCAGACCGTGCAGGAACTCCGCCCGCACCTCCTCGCAGCCTACGCCCGCGAGCTCGCCGACCTCTTCAACGCCTTCTACCACTACGACCCGGTCCTGAAGAGCGAGGGCGAGACCCGGAACAGCCGCCTCGCGCTCGTGGACGCGGTCAGGAACACCTTACAGGAGTCCCTCGAGACTCTCGGGATCGATGCGCTCAGAAGCATGTAA
- the twy1 gene encoding 4-demethylwyosine synthase TYW1: MRSEACKALKKQGYQFITPTSSAAVKPCMWNKRALKGGEMCYKAQFYGIESHRCVQMTPTLKCNQQCLFCWRSFEHEVVEEEECPPDVIVENLRRVQKRALSGYKVSPYVAPERFAEALDPTMVAISLSGEPTCYSRLPELVDALNADGYTTFLVSNGTRPDVLARCRPYQTYVSLDAPDRETYLALCRPREDYWDRIHESLAGLRERRSAIRTTVVRGYNDFSPERYAAIYQDSGARFVEVKGYMYLGYSRNRLQRTQMPEHSEVRAFAEKIAEYCDYCIMDESPVSRVVCLERDV, encoded by the coding sequence ATGCGCTCAGAAGCATGTAAGGCCCTCAAAAAGCAGGGCTACCAGTTCATCACCCCGACCTCTTCGGCGGCCGTAAAACCCTGTATGTGGAACAAGCGGGCGCTCAAAGGTGGCGAGATGTGCTACAAGGCGCAGTTCTACGGCATCGAGAGCCACCGCTGTGTCCAGATGACCCCGACTCTCAAGTGCAACCAGCAGTGCCTCTTCTGCTGGCGGTCGTTCGAGCACGAGGTCGTGGAGGAGGAGGAGTGTCCGCCGGACGTCATCGTCGAGAACCTCCGGCGCGTCCAGAAGAGGGCGCTCTCGGGCTACAAGGTCTCGCCCTACGTCGCGCCCGAACGGTTCGCGGAGGCCCTCGACCCCACCATGGTCGCGATATCACTCTCGGGGGAACCGACCTGCTACTCGCGGCTCCCGGAGCTGGTCGATGCCCTCAACGCGGACGGATATACGACGTTCCTCGTCTCGAACGGCACCCGTCCCGACGTCCTCGCCCGGTGCCGGCCCTACCAGACCTACGTCTCCCTTGACGCCCCCGACCGGGAGACCTATCTTGCCCTCTGCCGGCCGCGGGAGGACTACTGGGACAGGATTCACGAGAGCCTTGCCGGGCTCCGGGAACGCCGGTCGGCCATCCGCACCACGGTGGTGCGCGGCTACAACGACTTTTCTCCCGAGCGCTACGCGGCGATCTACCAGGACTCCGGAGCCCGGTTCGTGGAGGTAAAGGGTTATATGTATCTGGGGTACAGTAGAAATCGACTGCAGAGGACGCAGATGCCCGAACACAGCGAGGTACGGGCATTCGCGGAAAAGATCGCGGAATACTGCGACTATTGCATCATGGACGAGAGCCCGGTGAGCCGGGTCGTCTGCCTGGAGCGAGATGTATGA